A DNA window from bacterium contains the following coding sequences:
- a CDS encoding glutamyl-tRNA reductase, with protein MVILMLGLCHRTAPVAVRERVAVPAHELRGALAELLAAPEILEGVILSTCNRTEVYALVAEPARGLEALRRFVARGGADVGAFTVRQEGEAVLHLMRVAAGLESQILGEHQILAQLKEALTVAQQQRAAGAIMDALFRFSLSAGKRARSETGIARGAVSVSAAAIRLARERLGSLKDRSLLLLGSGKMGELAAKHLAGEGLARVYVSNRTQEAAQHLAAQVGGEVVSLFSLDEVLSRVDVVLCCTGAPHHVLSAADLAGLHARRGGRELVLMDLAMPRNLDPAIAELPGMRLWDLDDLEAIAQAHRQDRAEGVKQVEAILEAEREAYLAWLRYFQMSPAISSLRDKAHQIRADELDRFLGKYAEAFSREQRQLIEELSQAIVNKLLHAPLSRLRGMSAQQQRQHVGSLQDLFELRVEDFAAHYRRRRGARHNALHAP; from the coding sequence ATGGTCATCCTGATGCTCGGGTTGTGCCATCGCACGGCGCCGGTCGCGGTGCGAGAGCGGGTTGCCGTGCCGGCGCACGAACTGCGTGGGGCCCTTGCGGAGCTCTTGGCGGCTCCCGAGATCCTCGAGGGGGTGATCCTCTCGACCTGCAACCGCACCGAGGTCTACGCCCTCGTCGCGGAGCCCGCGCGGGGCCTGGAGGCCCTGCGCCGCTTCGTGGCGCGGGGCGGGGCCGACGTGGGGGCCTTCACGGTGCGCCAAGAGGGCGAGGCGGTCCTGCACCTGATGCGGGTCGCCGCGGGGCTCGAGTCCCAGATCCTCGGCGAGCACCAGATCCTCGCCCAGCTCAAGGAGGCCCTCACGGTCGCACAGCAGCAGCGCGCCGCGGGCGCCATCATGGACGCGCTCTTCCGCTTTTCCCTGAGCGCTGGCAAGCGTGCCCGCTCCGAGACGGGGATCGCCCGCGGGGCCGTTTCGGTCTCGGCGGCCGCCATCCGCCTGGCGCGCGAGCGTCTCGGCTCCCTAAAGGACCGCTCCCTGCTCCTCCTCGGCAGCGGCAAGATGGGCGAGCTCGCGGCCAAGCACCTGGCGGGTGAGGGCCTTGCGCGGGTCTACGTCTCCAACCGCACCCAGGAGGCGGCCCAGCACCTCGCCGCACAGGTGGGGGGCGAGGTGGTCTCCCTCTTCTCCCTGGACGAGGTCCTTTCCCGGGTGGACGTGGTGCTCTGCTGCACCGGGGCGCCGCACCACGTTCTCTCGGCGGCGGACCTCGCGGGCCTGCACGCGCGCCGGGGCGGCCGCGAGCTGGTGCTCATGGACCTGGCCATGCCCCGCAACCTGGATCCGGCCATCGCCGAGCTGCCCGGCATGCGCCTGTGGGATCTGGACGACCTGGAGGCGATCGCCCAAGCCCACCGCCAGGACCGCGCCGAGGGGGTGAAGCAGGTGGAGGCGATCCTCGAGGCGGAGCGCGAGGCCTACCTGGCCTGGCTGCGTTACTTCCAGATGAGCCCCGCCATTTCCTCGTTGCGGGACAAGGCCCACCAGATCCGCGCCGACGAGCTGGATCGCTTTCTCGGCAAGTACGCCGAGGCCTTCTCGCGCGAGCAGCGCCAACTGATCGAGGAGCTGAGCCAGGCCATCGTCAACAAGCTCCTGCACGCCCCCCTCTCGCGCCTGCGAGGCATGAGCGCCCAGCAGCAGCGTCAGCACGTGGGGAGCCTGCAGGATCTCTTCGAATTGCGGGTCGAGGACTTCGCCGCCCACTACCGGCGGCGGCGTGGCGCGCGTCATAACGCCCTCCATGCCCCCTAG
- a CDS encoding class IV adenylate cyclase, whose amino-acid sequence MEKRGFEIEAKFRLKLGQREAIAQALAGCPHARVEQEDRYFDAGPGRVLRLRQEEGAWLITRKEAPTVSADGTKTRTEIETPIPDELVEPLAETFAWLGHRPLIVVKKVRDAYEIDGATVCLDRIEGLDDDFAELEVLAQDAGDKHALDALRARFGLDEGQILLHSYARLLAEARGQA is encoded by the coding sequence ATGGAGAAGCGGGGATTCGAAATCGAGGCGAAGTTTCGCCTGAAGCTCGGGCAGCGCGAGGCGATCGCTCAGGCGCTCGCAGGTTGTCCGCACGCGCGGGTCGAGCAGGAGGACCGCTACTTCGACGCGGGCCCCGGCCGGGTGCTGCGCCTGCGGCAAGAGGAAGGCGCCTGGCTCATCACCCGCAAGGAGGCTCCCACGGTCTCGGCGGACGGCACCAAGACCCGTACCGAGATCGAGACGCCGATCCCGGACGAACTGGTCGAGCCGCTGGCCGAGACCTTCGCATGGCTGGGCCATCGGCCGCTGATCGTGGTGAAGAAGGTTCGCGATGCCTACGAGATCGACGGGGCGACGGTTTGCCTGGATCGGATCGAGGGGCTCGACGACGACTTCGCCGAACTCGAGGTGCTCGCCCAGGATGCCGGGGACAAGCACGCGCTCGATGCCTTGCGTGCGCGCTTCGGCCTTGATGAGGGCCAGATCCTGCTCCACAGCTACGCGCGCCTCTTAGCGGAGGCCCGCGGCCAGGCCTAG
- a CDS encoding c-type cytochrome, translating to MKRLVLAALSLGLLTACGLSAPQAGKTTDTSASTVKAKSVFVPSDNPMTQAKIELGFRLWFEPRLSGNNKMNCATCHDHTKGFSNAERTAAGITGARGDRNVPTIYGIANNPFQFWDGRAKSLEEQALGPIENPIEMNAKLPDVIRKLEAMEYYPRKFKEAFGTGVTADGIAKALATFERALTVGPTPFERYARGEKDAMSESAIRGAQIFHSPKGRCIACHGGPDLTDGQFHNLGVGLDQPNPDAGRYAVTKNDADWGSFKTPTLRNVALTAPYMHDGSLSTLEEVVAFYNKGGIPSANQDPRIGPLNLSEQDQKDLVAFLRALTGKDNLKEMGKLPGIH from the coding sequence GTGAAACGCCTCGTCCTCGCCGCGCTCAGCCTCGGCCTGCTGACCGCCTGCGGCCTCAGCGCCCCCCAAGCAGGCAAGACGACGGACACCAGCGCTTCCACGGTCAAGGCCAAGAGCGTCTTCGTCCCCTCGGACAACCCCATGACCCAGGCCAAGATCGAGCTGGGCTTCCGGCTGTGGTTCGAGCCCCGCCTGTCGGGCAACAACAAGATGAACTGCGCCACCTGCCACGACCACACCAAGGGCTTCTCCAACGCCGAGCGCACGGCCGCGGGCATCACGGGGGCGCGTGGCGATCGCAACGTGCCGACCATCTACGGGATCGCGAACAACCCCTTCCAGTTCTGGGACGGCCGCGCCAAGTCCCTCGAAGAGCAGGCCCTCGGCCCCATCGAGAACCCCATCGAGATGAACGCCAAGCTGCCGGATGTGATCCGCAAGCTCGAAGCGATGGAGTACTACCCCCGCAAGTTCAAGGAGGCCTTCGGCACCGGCGTCACCGCCGACGGCATCGCCAAGGCGCTCGCGACCTTCGAGCGGGCGCTCACGGTGGGGCCCACCCCCTTCGAGCGCTACGCCCGGGGCGAGAAGGACGCCATGAGCGAATCGGCGATCCGCGGCGCCCAGATCTTCCACAGCCCCAAGGGGCGGTGCATCGCCTGCCACGGCGGCCCCGACCTCACCGACGGCCAGTTCCACAACCTCGGGGTCGGCCTCGATCAGCCCAACCCCGACGCGGGCCGGTACGCCGTCACCAAGAACGACGCGGACTGGGGCTCCTTCAAGACCCCCACCCTGCGCAACGTCGCTTTGACCGCCCCCTACATGCACGATGGCTCGCTCTCGACCCTCGAAGAGGTAGTCGCCTTCTACAACAAGGGCGGCATCCCCAGCGCCAACCAGGACCCGCGGATCGGGCCGCTCAACCTGAGCGAGCAGGACCAGAAGGATCTGGTGGCCTTCCTGCGGGCGCTGACGGGCAAGGATAACCTCAAGGAGATGGGGAAGCTCCCCGGCATTCACTAG
- a CDS encoding sugar transferase encodes MSSGSMDYASEDSPLLRASERPREQDAAQAFPAWVLGLREPERRWLLFLNDALWTLGAPLGVATAWGMPIAQGIELSLAWFVAAIACFYASELYSLGPTEERALLKGMGFGAVLTLFLAWQAALPLNVLVSLGLAAGLATGGLLLSRRFLTRVFASAAASRRMLLLCEEAEALEVVDEIRRHPQCGLLALGLVAEQEAAPTLDALSVLGTPHQLPTLVERLRSDGILAGAGALKGSEWRSQLAPHEETIDLPSLFERLSRRIPVRYLDERYFIERFTWMRGLGYRISKRCLDLGFSLIGCALALPLLPFIAAAIYLGDRGPLIYSQERTGLNGRPFKVYKFRTMRIDAEKDGAVWARTNDDRVTAVGRFLRRSRLDELPQLWNILLGEMSLVGPRPERPEFVAELARAIPHYQCRHLVLPGLTGWAQVRFPYGASVQDSEEKLNYDLYYLKHRSCWFDLLILLRTVGVVLNKTGAR; translated from the coding sequence ATGTCGTCTGGATCCATGGACTACGCCTCGGAAGATTCCCCCCTCCTCCGCGCATCGGAGCGCCCGCGCGAGCAGGATGCGGCGCAAGCCTTTCCCGCGTGGGTGCTCGGCCTGAGGGAGCCGGAACGGCGCTGGTTGCTGTTCCTCAACGACGCCCTCTGGACGCTGGGCGCGCCCCTGGGCGTCGCCACCGCGTGGGGGATGCCCATCGCCCAGGGGATCGAGTTATCGCTCGCCTGGTTCGTCGCGGCGATCGCCTGTTTCTACGCGTCGGAGCTGTATTCCTTGGGCCCCACCGAGGAGCGGGCCCTGCTGAAGGGGATGGGCTTCGGGGCCGTGCTGACCCTCTTCCTCGCATGGCAAGCGGCCTTGCCGCTCAACGTCCTCGTCTCGCTCGGCCTGGCCGCGGGGCTCGCCACCGGCGGCCTGCTGCTCAGCCGGCGCTTCCTCACCCGGGTCTTCGCCAGCGCCGCGGCGAGCCGTCGGATGCTGTTGCTCTGCGAGGAGGCCGAGGCCCTCGAGGTCGTCGACGAGATCCGGCGCCACCCGCAGTGCGGGCTGCTCGCGCTGGGGCTCGTGGCCGAGCAGGAGGCCGCCCCGACCCTGGACGCGCTCTCGGTGCTGGGGACGCCCCACCAGCTGCCGACGCTGGTCGAGCGCCTGCGCTCGGACGGGATCTTGGCGGGCGCGGGGGCGCTGAAGGGCTCCGAGTGGCGAAGCCAGCTCGCCCCGCACGAGGAGACCATCGATCTGCCGAGTCTCTTCGAGCGCTTGAGCCGGCGGATCCCGGTGCGCTACCTCGACGAGCGCTATTTCATCGAGCGCTTCACCTGGATGCGGGGGCTCGGCTATCGAATTTCCAAGCGCTGCTTGGATCTCGGCTTCTCGCTCATCGGGTGCGCCCTCGCGTTGCCCTTGCTCCCTTTCATCGCGGCCGCCATCTACCTGGGCGATCGCGGACCGCTCATCTACTCGCAGGAGCGCACGGGCCTCAACGGGCGCCCCTTCAAGGTCTACAAGTTCCGCACCATGCGCATCGACGCCGAGAAGGACGGGGCGGTCTGGGCCCGGACCAACGACGACCGGGTCACTGCGGTCGGGCGCTTCTTGCGCCGGAGCCGCCTCGACGAGCTGCCCCAGCTCTGGAACATCCTGCTGGGCGAGATGAGCCTCGTCGGGCCGCGCCCCGAGCGCCCCGAGTTCGTCGCCGAGCTGGCGCGCGCAATTCCGCACTACCAGTGCCGGCACCTGGTGCTGCCGGGCCTGACGGGCTGGGCCCAGGTACGCTTCCCCTACGGGGCCTCGGTGCAGGACTCCGAGGAGAAGCTCAATTACGACCTCTACTACCTCAAGCATCGCTCCTGCTGGTTCGACCTGCTCATCTTGCTGCGGACCGTGGGCGTGGTACTCAACAAGACCGGCGCGCGCTGA
- a CDS encoding diguanylate cyclase produces the protein MSDTPILIYASAAPRDWIVREFEVAGYQVLAASNGLVALDQATRLTPAMIVADSRLPGIDGVEVCRILKGMSSMPFTPIVLIEPSFADVDAHGRYSEADDVWIAPTTPLEVATRVRLLQLRLERLSALRGDRDRLFELAYHDHLTGLPNRRYLDAALADSLVDTRAHGLPMAILLFDVDRFKSINDRWGHPVGDRVLQEMAAVLRRSSRRRDVIGRYGGEEFLYLLPGHTLSEAVLQAERVRTELATHPFTAPDEEVCLTVSVGATEVQGDDTPHSLLSRADRLLYEAKRGGRNRIVSLRC, from the coding sequence ATGAGCGACACCCCGATCTTGATCTACGCCTCCGCGGCGCCGCGCGACTGGATCGTGCGGGAGTTCGAGGTCGCCGGGTATCAGGTGCTCGCCGCCTCGAACGGTCTGGTCGCCCTGGACCAGGCCACTCGGCTGACCCCCGCCATGATCGTGGCCGATTCTCGTTTGCCCGGGATCGACGGGGTGGAGGTGTGCCGGATCCTGAAGGGGATGTCGAGCATGCCCTTCACCCCGATCGTGCTGATCGAGCCCTCGTTCGCGGATGTGGATGCCCACGGCCGCTACTCCGAGGCCGACGACGTCTGGATCGCGCCGACCACCCCGCTCGAGGTCGCCACCCGCGTGAGGCTGCTGCAGCTGCGATTGGAGCGCCTCTCCGCCCTGCGGGGCGATCGCGATCGCCTCTTCGAGCTGGCCTACCACGACCACCTGACGGGACTGCCCAACCGGCGTTATCTGGACGCGGCCCTGGCCGATTCGCTGGTGGATACGCGCGCCCACGGGCTGCCCATGGCCATCCTCTTGTTCGACGTGGACCGGTTCAAGAGCATCAACGACCGCTGGGGGCACCCGGTGGGCGATCGGGTCTTGCAGGAGATGGCCGCGGTCCTGCGGCGCAGCTCGCGCCGCCGGGACGTGATCGGGCGCTACGGGGGCGAGGAGTTCCTGTACCTGCTGCCGGGCCACACCCTGAGCGAGGCGGTCCTGCAGGCCGAGCGGGTGCGCACCGAGCTCGCCACCCACCCCTTCACGGCTCCGGACGAGGAGGTCTGCCTCACAGTGAGCGTGGGGGCCACCGAGGTCCAGGGCGATGACACCCCCCACTCGCTGCTCAGTCGGGCGGATCGCCTGCTCTACGAGGCCAAGCGAGGCGGCCGCAACCGGATCGTGTCGCTGCGCTGTTAG
- a CDS encoding polysaccharide export protein: protein MNVASTCLRWFLALLLLAGGPCLVPAAAHAQPPGVEYALRFGDSLSVTVLGHPELSVQAQPIRPDGQISLPLVQAVRSQGRTIPDLTNELVKAYRPFLLNPQVVVTIARFRPLRVTVLGQVARPGALDFEEAPSLLDVLATAGGLTEQASRKAVKVVDPAGKTQVYDLDGLLARPGDIPRLAEGSVVEVGQVWGPDLYRVTIPLLAAFISSAVWLLRP from the coding sequence ATGAACGTTGCCTCGACATGCCTGCGTTGGTTCCTCGCCTTGCTGCTGCTCGCGGGAGGCCCCTGCCTCGTGCCGGCCGCAGCCCACGCCCAGCCCCCAGGGGTGGAGTACGCGCTTCGCTTCGGCGACTCGCTCTCCGTCACGGTCTTGGGGCACCCGGAGCTCTCGGTCCAGGCGCAGCCGATCCGGCCGGACGGCCAGATCTCGTTGCCCCTCGTCCAGGCGGTGCGCAGCCAGGGCCGGACCATCCCTGATTTGACGAATGAGCTGGTCAAGGCCTATCGCCCCTTCCTGCTCAATCCCCAGGTCGTCGTGACGATCGCGCGCTTTCGCCCTTTGCGGGTCACGGTCCTTGGGCAGGTGGCGCGGCCGGGCGCCCTCGACTTCGAGGAGGCCCCGAGCCTGCTCGACGTTTTGGCGACGGCCGGCGGTTTGACCGAGCAAGCCTCCCGCAAGGCCGTCAAGGTGGTGGACCCTGCCGGTAAGACCCAGGTTTATGACCTCGATGGGCTCCTCGCCCGGCCGGGGGACATTCCCCGGCTCGCCGAGGGGAGCGTGGTCGAGGTGGGCCAGGTGTGGGGGCCGGACCTCTACCGGGTGACCATTCCATTGCTCGCCGCCTTCATCTCGTCGGCCGTGTGGCTGTTGCGTCCTTGA
- the thrS gene encoding threonine--tRNA ligase produces the protein MAVESAPIAIELPDGSKREVPQGSTIADLAASISRSLAKKAVAARLDGKLVDLSTPLTREAKVEILTQDAPEALEVLRHSTAHLMANAVQRLFPGAKVTIGPVTADGFYYDFDYERAFTPEDFEKIEAEMRKLSGADLKVSREEVPAGGGAAKASEFEAQGEPYKAEILRDILEKAPDAVISIYHQGDWSDLCTGPHLPSTGLIRNFKLLTTAGAYWRGNEKNKMLNRIYGTSYFSEGDLKAHLTRLEEAAKRDHRKLGKELELFMFSEAAPAMPFFLPKGAYVYNKLVAFIRELYDRYDYQEVITPLAYSPEMFRTSGHLGNYNENMYRLWTEDECAHAEPGHLHEELQADSFVLKPMNCPSHCLIFGTRRRSYRELPWRVADFARLHRYERGGVVHGLARVRSFSQDDAHIFCTPEQVPGEIEKFIKFLYEVYEVLGFSEVLVKLATRPEKRIGSDELWDQAEAALAKGLESGGLPYEILPGEGAFYGPKIEFHLKDAIGRTWQLGTIQYDSNLPERFDLIYIGEDGKEHRPVMLHRAILGSLERFFAVYLEHCAGAFPLWLAPTQAVVIPISTENDDHCAEVVAKMKAAGLRVELDNRNESLNYRIREAQVQKIPYMLVVGKKEVEQGTLALRKRTGAQEVLSVQEVIDRLVTEVETRALPQVPEAK, from the coding sequence ATGGCCGTAGAATCCGCTCCCATCGCGATCGAGCTCCCCGACGGGTCCAAGCGTGAGGTCCCCCAGGGCTCGACGATCGCAGACCTCGCCGCCTCGATCAGCCGCAGCCTCGCCAAGAAGGCCGTCGCCGCCCGCCTCGACGGCAAGCTCGTCGATCTCTCCACCCCCCTGACCCGCGAGGCCAAGGTCGAGATCCTGACCCAGGACGCTCCCGAGGCCCTCGAGGTCCTGCGCCACTCGACCGCGCACCTGATGGCCAACGCCGTCCAGCGCCTCTTCCCCGGCGCCAAGGTCACCATCGGCCCGGTCACCGCCGACGGCTTCTACTACGACTTCGACTACGAGCGCGCCTTCACCCCCGAGGACTTCGAGAAGATCGAGGCCGAGATGCGCAAGCTCTCGGGCGCGGACCTGAAGGTCAGCCGCGAGGAGGTGCCCGCGGGCGGCGGCGCGGCCAAGGCCAGCGAGTTCGAGGCCCAAGGCGAGCCCTACAAGGCCGAGATCCTGCGCGACATCCTCGAAAAGGCCCCCGACGCCGTCATCTCGATCTACCATCAGGGCGACTGGTCGGACCTCTGCACCGGCCCTCACCTGCCTTCGACCGGGCTCATCCGCAACTTCAAGCTCCTGACCACCGCCGGTGCCTACTGGCGCGGCAACGAGAAGAACAAGATGCTCAACCGCATCTACGGCACGTCCTACTTCTCGGAAGGCGACCTCAAGGCGCACCTGACCCGCCTCGAGGAGGCCGCCAAGCGCGACCACCGCAAGCTCGGCAAGGAGCTCGAGCTGTTCATGTTCTCGGAAGCGGCGCCGGCCATGCCGTTCTTCCTCCCCAAGGGCGCCTACGTCTACAACAAGCTCGTGGCCTTCATCCGCGAGCTCTACGACCGCTACGATTACCAGGAAGTCATCACCCCGCTCGCCTACAGCCCTGAGATGTTCCGCACCAGCGGCCACCTCGGCAACTACAACGAGAACATGTACCGGCTATGGACCGAGGACGAGTGCGCCCATGCCGAGCCGGGGCACCTGCACGAGGAGCTGCAGGCGGATTCCTTCGTACTCAAGCCGATGAACTGCCCGAGCCACTGCCTGATTTTCGGCACCCGCCGGCGCTCGTACCGTGAGCTGCCCTGGCGCGTGGCGGATTTCGCCCGCCTGCATCGCTACGAGCGCGGCGGGGTGGTCCACGGGCTGGCCCGCGTGCGGTCGTTCTCGCAGGACGACGCGCACATCTTCTGCACGCCCGAGCAGGTCCCCGGCGAGATCGAGAAGTTCATCAAGTTCCTCTACGAGGTCTACGAGGTGCTGGGCTTCAGCGAGGTCCTGGTCAAGCTGGCGACCCGTCCCGAGAAGCGCATCGGCTCCGACGAGCTCTGGGATCAAGCCGAGGCGGCGCTGGCCAAGGGCCTCGAAAGCGGCGGCCTGCCCTACGAGATCCTTCCGGGCGAAGGGGCCTTCTACGGCCCGAAGATCGAGTTCCACCTGAAGGACGCGATCGGCCGGACCTGGCAGCTGGGCACCATCCAGTACGACTCGAACCTGCCGGAGCGCTTCGATTTGATCTACATCGGCGAGGACGGCAAGGAGCACCGGCCCGTCATGCTGCACCGCGCGATCCTGGGCTCGCTGGAGCGCTTCTTCGCGGTCTACCTGGAGCACTGCGCGGGGGCCTTCCCGCTGTGGCTCGCCCCGACCCAGGCCGTCGTCATCCCCATCTCCACGGAGAACGACGACCACTGCGCGGAGGTGGTCGCCAAGATGAAGGCGGCGGGCCTGCGCGTCGAGCTGGACAACCGCAACGAGAGCCTCAACTACCGCATCCGCGAGGCCCAGGTCCAGAAGATCCCCTACATGCTGGTCGTCGGCAAGAAGGAGGTCGAGCAGGGCACCCTCGCGCTGCGCAAGCGCACCGGCGCCCAGGAGGTCCTGAGCGTCCAGGAGGTCATCGACCGCCTGGTCACCGAGGTCGAGACCCGGGCCCTCCCGCAAGTCCCCGAGGCCAAGTAG
- a CDS encoding SAM-dependent DNA methyltransferase encodes MQTLSARTRSELSKEGLLTHGVALLADALSLHEPAAACFVLANALFCHLRHPDENDALEKALFDTLSGLGGDQTPLFAGAAPLPLKLGAPSVPELTEILNDLFSAQTWSYEDGELLGGLFETHLSTIQRKKHGAFYTPAPIVSYLLDATLPPKHLPLAKDFRLLDPSCGAGNFLSLALEALFERVWTSQTGAEGRYLRLKRVMDRHLFGVDLNPWALKLAQIRLAFVQLKLVPELKVPLRANLIGRNTLQQHDTTLEPGFDVIVGNPPYGAEISSQDKHFFQRHYRLGSGRQDTTALFIERSARLLRDKGRLGLVVPHGVTRTGAYYECRRLLVEDMQLTALLDLGAAFPGVNLETIAFVAEHRQATFSNAALPWAPDDQGEVRLDTFRDGTLRSLGTQSHGFFRNRPTMPIYANRTSGGWITKVEVSGVPLQHLAWIRRGAGISAKESAIALWSEGTPVVRGRDIRRYGGDEGLLRLSPRYALRDRFLSNVLASPRIVYQNIASAVVATLLPSGSLPLDTVNVLEPQSDWNPHYLLALLNSRLLEAYFQLVIANKAQLTLHLDTPTLGSLPLMIATEREQRSIAGEAALVLDWLAQTSRWDLSATIAETLWETPEALEAAAKERLSAMELRRKRALEALEAIDDQVFDLYGLTEREREAVCSETTSKRLGSNRQTPSKEISKIAEGVIVQGLMRALEVADRPRDAYELYQGWARPDHDAIAAVWGGDPKTDLPGLLAKYGAMVHGNKVGLWQPGLRG; translated from the coding sequence ATGCAGACTCTCAGCGCCCGAACCCGCTCCGAGCTCTCCAAGGAGGGCCTCCTGACCCACGGCGTGGCCCTCTTGGCCGACGCCCTCTCCCTCCACGAGCCGGCTGCCGCATGCTTCGTGCTGGCGAACGCCCTGTTCTGCCACCTGCGGCACCCGGACGAAAACGATGCGCTCGAGAAGGCCCTCTTCGACACCCTGAGCGGCCTTGGCGGCGACCAGACGCCGCTGTTCGCGGGTGCTGCCCCCTTGCCCCTCAAGCTCGGCGCCCCCTCGGTGCCGGAGCTGACCGAGATCCTGAACGACCTCTTCTCGGCCCAGACCTGGAGCTACGAGGACGGCGAACTGCTGGGCGGCCTCTTCGAGACCCACCTCTCGACCATCCAGCGCAAGAAGCACGGCGCCTTCTACACCCCGGCGCCCATCGTCTCCTACCTGCTCGACGCGACCCTGCCGCCCAAGCACCTGCCCCTGGCCAAGGATTTCCGCCTGCTCGACCCTTCCTGCGGGGCCGGCAACTTCCTGTCGCTTGCGCTCGAAGCCCTCTTCGAGCGGGTCTGGACCTCGCAGACCGGCGCCGAGGGGCGCTACCTGCGCCTCAAGCGCGTCATGGACCGCCACCTGTTCGGGGTGGACCTCAACCCCTGGGCCCTCAAGCTCGCCCAGATCCGCCTGGCCTTCGTCCAGCTCAAGCTGGTGCCCGAGCTCAAGGTGCCCCTGAGGGCCAACCTCATCGGTCGCAACACCCTCCAGCAGCACGACACGACCCTCGAGCCCGGCTTCGACGTGATCGTGGGCAACCCGCCCTACGGGGCCGAGATCTCGAGCCAGGACAAGCACTTCTTCCAGCGCCACTACCGCCTGGGCAGCGGCCGCCAGGACACCACGGCCCTGTTCATCGAGCGCTCGGCCCGCCTCCTGCGCGACAAGGGCCGGCTGGGCCTCGTCGTGCCCCACGGCGTCACCCGCACCGGCGCCTACTACGAGTGCCGCCGGCTGTTGGTCGAGGACATGCAGCTGACGGCCCTCTTGGACCTGGGCGCGGCCTTCCCCGGGGTCAACCTCGAAACCATCGCCTTCGTCGCCGAGCACCGTCAGGCCACCTTCTCGAACGCGGCGCTGCCCTGGGCCCCGGACGACCAGGGCGAGGTGCGCCTGGACACCTTCCGGGACGGCACGCTCCGCTCGCTCGGCACCCAGAGCCACGGCTTCTTCCGCAACCGCCCGACCATGCCGATCTACGCCAACCGCACCAGCGGCGGCTGGATCACCAAGGTCGAGGTCTCGGGCGTTCCGCTCCAGCACCTGGCATGGATCCGGCGCGGGGCGGGCATCTCGGCCAAGGAGAGCGCGATCGCCCTGTGGAGCGAGGGAACCCCGGTGGTCCGCGGCCGCGACATCCGGCGCTACGGCGGCGACGAGGGGCTCTTGCGCCTCAGCCCCCGCTACGCCCTGCGCGATCGCTTCCTCTCGAACGTGCTCGCCTCGCCGCGGATCGTGTACCAGAACATCGCAAGCGCCGTGGTCGCCACCCTCCTGCCTTCGGGCAGCCTGCCGCTCGACACCGTCAACGTGCTCGAGCCCCAGTCGGACTGGAACCCTCACTACCTGCTCGCGCTGCTCAACTCACGGCTGCTCGAAGCCTACTTCCAGCTGGTCATCGCCAACAAGGCGCAGCTCACCCTGCACCTGGACACCCCGACGCTCGGCTCCTTGCCCCTGATGATCGCCACCGAGCGCGAGCAGCGCTCGATCGCAGGCGAGGCGGCCCTGGTCCTGGACTGGCTGGCGCAGACCTCGCGCTGGGACCTCTCGGCGACGATCGCCGAGACCCTCTGGGAGACCCCCGAGGCGCTGGAAGCGGCGGCCAAGGAGCGGCTCTCGGCCATGGAGCTCAGGCGCAAGCGCGCCCTCGAAGCGCTGGAAGCGATCGACGACCAGGTCTTCGACCTCTACGGCCTCACCGAGCGCGAGCGCGAGGCCGTCTGTAGCGAGACGACCTCCAAGCGCCTGGGCAGCAACCGCCAGACGCCGAGCAAGGAGATCTCGAAGATCGCCGAAGGGGTGATCGTGCAGGGGCTCATGCGCGCCCTGGAGGTCGCCGACCGGCCCCGCGACGCCTACGAGCTGTACCAGGGCTGGGCCCGGCCGGATCACGACGCGATCGCCGCGGTCTGGGGCGGCGATCCGAAGACCGATCTGCCAGGGCTGCTCGCCAAGTACGGCGCCATGGTCCATGGGAACAAGGTCGGCCTCTGGCAGCCGGGCCTCAGGGGCTAA